One window of Amaranthus tricolor cultivar Red isolate AtriRed21 chromosome 11, ASM2621246v1, whole genome shotgun sequence genomic DNA carries:
- the LOC130827470 gene encoding uncharacterized protein LOC130827470 — protein sequence MSRPMEEDAPGKNEEEEFNTGPLSVLMMSVKNNTQVLINCRNNRKLLGRVRAFDRHCNMVLENVREMWTEVPKTGKGKKKAQPVNKDRFISKMFLRGDSVIIVLRNPK from the exons GGAAAGAATGAGGAAGAAGAGTTTAATACCGGTCCTCTCTCCGTTCTTATGATGAGTGTCAAGAATAACACACAG GTCCTTATCAATTGCCGGAACAACAGAAAATTGCTAGGACGTGTGAGAGCCTTTGATCGTCACTGCAATATGGTGCTTGAAAATGTCAGGGAAATGTGGACTGAG GTACCAAAGACCGGGAAAGGGAAAAAGAAGGCGCAGCCTGTGAATAAGGACAGGTTCATCAGCAAAATGTTCCTTCGAGGAGACTCTGTAATCATTGTCCTACGGAATCCCAAATAG